Proteins from a genomic interval of candidate division WOR-3 bacterium:
- a CDS encoding T9SS type A sorting domain-containing protein: MGTCTFVIAVLSFFTNPTVSSAINSETLLYSPQVDGTWEALGTGLDTTVYALDFMNTTLYAGGMFTNAGGYPAADYIASWNGTSWSPLTSLNSYAVEIKVSGTGVYVGGVFTNAGGNPNADCIAKWNGSSWEALGTGLNGVVWAIAISGSDIYAGGEFTNAGGNPNADNIAKWNGSSWEALGSGLNGLVLDIIISGSDVYACGTFSNAGGNPDADYIARWNGSLWETVGNPIDSFVSKMVFWDSILYIGGYFTDAGGNPDADHIARWDGENWQSVGGGLNNYVFDMEAVGTDLLVGGIFTNAGGVPNAHYIAKWNGSSWEALGSGLNYYVLSIAVSGTDIYVGGAFTDAGGNPNADFIAKWVPSTGVEETEDLFSPIIYSVYPNPMSHFLAISFGILSGGRTTVEIFNLAGQKIITLAESYLDEGNYCLNWDGKDTEGKEVQNGMYYVRIQSQGEVRSEKISVLR; this comes from the coding sequence ATGGGAACCTGCACTTTTGTAATAGCAGTTCTGTCTTTCTTTACAAATCCGACTGTTTCCAGCGCTATAAACAGTGAGACGCTTCTTTATTCACCCCAGGTTGATGGAACATGGGAAGCGCTGGGTACAGGGTTGGACACCACCGTCTATGCCTTGGATTTTATGAACACGACCTTATACGCAGGTGGTATGTTTACAAATGCCGGAGGTTATCCTGCCGCAGATTATATTGCAAGTTGGAATGGAACTTCCTGGTCTCCCCTGACAAGTCTTAACTCTTATGCCGTAGAGATAAAAGTTTCAGGCACCGGCGTTTATGTCGGCGGAGTTTTCACAAACGCCGGAGGAAATCCCAACGCTGACTGCATAGCCAAATGGAACGGATCTTCGTGGGAAGCACTCGGGACAGGATTGAATGGAGTAGTGTGGGCAATAGCAATTTCAGGTTCGGATATCTATGCCGGAGGTGAATTTACGAACGCCGGAGGAAATCCCAACGCTGATAACATCGCAAAATGGAACGGTTCCTCTTGGGAAGCGCTTGGATCTGGTTTGAATGGTTTGGTTTTAGATATAATCATTTCTGGCTCGGATGTATATGCATGCGGGACATTTTCTAACGCCGGGGGCAATCCCGATGCCGATTATATAGCGAGATGGAACGGTTCTTTATGGGAAACTGTAGGAAATCCTATAGACAGTTTTGTTAGTAAAATGGTTTTTTGGGACTCAATCCTTTACATAGGCGGTTATTTTACAGACGCCGGAGGCAATCCTGACGCTGACCACATAGCCAGATGGGATGGGGAAAACTGGCAATCGGTAGGAGGCGGACTGAACAATTATGTTTTCGATATGGAAGCGGTCGGTACGGATTTACTTGTAGGAGGAATCTTCACGAACGCTGGGGGAGTGCCAAACGCCCACTATATCGCAAAATGGAACGGGTCTTCATGGGAGGCGTTGGGGAGCGGTTTGAATTATTATGTTTTAAGTATAGCCGTTTCAGGAACTGATATTTACGTCGGTGGAGCTTTCACGGACGCCGGAGGTAACCCCAACGCTGATTTTATCGCAAAGTGGGTTCCATCTACAGGAGTTGAAGAGACAGAAGATTTATTTTCGCCCATTATTTATTCAGTTTACCCCAATCCTATGTCACACTTCTTGGCGATATCTTTCGGGATTTTATCCGGCGGAAGAACTACAGTTGAGATTTTCAACCTCGCTGGACAGAAAATTATCACTCTCGCTGAAAGTTATCTCGATGAGGGAAATTATTGCCTGAACTGGGATGGAAAGGACACCGAAGGGAAAGAAGTTCAAAACGGAATGTATTACGTCAGAATACAATCCCAGGGCGAAGTGAGATCAGAAAAAATATCAGTCCTAAGATGA